A single window of Sporosarcina sp. Marseille-Q4943 DNA harbors:
- a CDS encoding metallophosphoesterase, with protein MSVRKRRKRHGILLFFILLLLFGLYLYKENTTFGVTMVEIEVNGLPESLNHFRIIQLSDIHDSKFGESNSDLVNKVNGLSPDAIFITGDFIDRNRYDLDQSLEIVKQLQDVASFYFVTGNHEISTNDEEHIKNELTELGVKVLSNESVLIGNGEGEQIAIGGIEDPLSSNLDEKEYVEQVINEAFQDIPDEMFKILLSHRPEQFNVYVERQIDLIFSGHAHGGQIRIPVIGGLVAPGQGWFPKYTSGVHELDGTIMVVSRGLGNSLVPVRVFNRPEVIVVTLTSSTK; from the coding sequence ATGTCCGTAAGAAAACGAAGAAAACGCCATGGCATCCTGTTATTCTTTATCCTATTATTGCTGTTTGGACTATATCTTTATAAAGAGAATACGACCTTCGGAGTAACCATGGTAGAAATTGAAGTTAACGGTCTTCCTGAAAGCTTGAATCATTTCCGCATTATCCAACTTTCCGATATCCATGATTCGAAGTTTGGTGAAAGCAACTCTGACTTAGTGAATAAAGTGAATGGCTTGTCGCCGGACGCTATTTTCATTACAGGTGATTTCATTGACCGGAACCGATATGACCTGGATCAGAGTTTAGAAATCGTCAAACAGTTGCAAGATGTAGCGTCTTTTTATTTTGTCACTGGTAATCATGAAATTTCTACAAATGACGAAGAGCATATTAAAAATGAGCTGACGGAATTAGGCGTGAAAGTATTATCAAATGAGTCGGTGTTAATTGGTAACGGGGAAGGTGAACAGATTGCCATCGGTGGCATTGAGGATCCATTGTCCAGCAATCTGGATGAGAAGGAGTATGTTGAACAAGTCATAAATGAAGCATTTCAAGACATTCCGGATGAGATGTTCAAAATCCTGTTATCGCATCGACCCGAACAGTTTAATGTGTACGTTGAACGTCAAATAGATCTCATTTTCAGTGGGCATGCCCACGGAGGGCAAATCCGTATTCCAGTCATTGGAGGATTGGTGGCACCGGGGCAAGGATGGTTCCCGAAATACACATCCGGCGTGCATGAACTGGACGGGACCATCATGGTCGTAAGCAGAGGTTTAGGCAACAGCCTCGTTCCAGTACGAGTGTTCAATCGCCCTGAAGTGATTGTCGTAACATTGACATCATCAACTAAATAG
- a CDS encoding formate--tetrahydrofolate ligase → MLTEKAKPLTDLAIAASAVMQPIADIARNAGIPEEAVEPYGRYKAKIDVSKLSTAKSFGKVVLVTATSPTPAGEGKSTVTVGLADALAQLGEKSMIALREPSLGPVMGVKGGAAGGGYAQVLPMEEINLHFNGDIHAITTANNALSAMIDNHLHQGNALQIDPRRITWKRAMDMNDRALRHITIGLGGPGQGVPREDGFDITVASEIMAVFCLATSLADLKERLSQMVIGYTYDKEAVTVRDLGVEGALTLLLKEAFKPNLVQTIEGTPALIHGGPFANIAHGCNSLMATNTARRLADIVVTEAGFGSDLGAEKFMDIKARKGGFAPDAVVLVTTIRALKMHGGVAKTDLGKENVQAVMEGIVNLEKHVETVRSFGVQPVVALNRFITDSAAELEFILKWCAGKGVRAALTDVWGQGGAGGLDLAKQVLELLEEPNDFTPLYDVEEPVIDKITAIVQKAYGGKGVILTDKAKKDLLQIEQNGWDILPVCMAKTQYSFSDDPKKLGRPKDFTITIREIIPKLGAGFLVCLTGDIMTMPGLPKKPAALQMDIDEKGNAIGLM, encoded by the coding sequence ATGTTGACGGAAAAAGCAAAACCATTAACGGATTTAGCGATTGCTGCTTCTGCAGTGATGCAGCCGATAGCGGATATCGCAAGAAATGCTGGGATTCCAGAAGAGGCAGTTGAACCGTACGGAAGGTACAAAGCGAAAATTGATGTGTCAAAATTGTCGACTGCGAAATCCTTCGGTAAAGTCGTGCTAGTGACTGCGACAAGTCCGACGCCTGCGGGGGAAGGAAAGTCGACAGTGACTGTAGGCCTTGCTGATGCATTGGCACAGTTAGGTGAAAAATCGATGATTGCTTTACGCGAACCATCCCTCGGACCGGTCATGGGAGTGAAGGGTGGCGCTGCAGGAGGCGGCTATGCACAAGTTTTACCGATGGAAGAAATCAACCTGCATTTCAATGGGGATATCCATGCAATTACGACTGCAAATAATGCGCTTAGTGCAATGATCGATAATCATTTACATCAAGGAAACGCATTGCAAATCGACCCTCGGCGGATCACTTGGAAGCGTGCTATGGATATGAATGATCGGGCATTGCGCCATATTACAATTGGTCTCGGCGGACCGGGACAAGGTGTGCCGAGGGAGGATGGCTTCGATATTACCGTCGCTTCCGAAATCATGGCCGTGTTCTGCTTGGCGACTAGTTTGGCCGATTTGAAGGAACGCTTGTCACAAATGGTGATTGGATATACGTATGACAAGGAAGCGGTCACTGTAAGGGATTTGGGTGTTGAAGGAGCTTTGACTTTATTGTTGAAGGAAGCATTCAAACCAAATCTCGTCCAGACGATTGAAGGGACGCCTGCTTTGATTCATGGCGGACCGTTCGCAAATATTGCCCATGGCTGCAACTCATTAATGGCAACAAATACGGCTAGACGATTGGCTGATATCGTTGTAACGGAAGCGGGATTCGGATCAGATCTCGGCGCTGAGAAATTTATGGATATTAAAGCACGTAAAGGCGGCTTTGCCCCGGATGCAGTCGTTCTTGTGACAACAATCCGTGCATTGAAAATGCATGGTGGAGTCGCGAAGACGGACCTTGGGAAGGAAAATGTCCAAGCAGTTATGGAGGGCATCGTGAATCTTGAGAAGCATGTGGAAACCGTCCGATCCTTTGGGGTGCAACCTGTCGTCGCTTTGAACCGGTTCATTACAGATTCTGCGGCAGAGCTTGAATTCATTCTGAAATGGTGTGCGGGTAAAGGCGTCCGTGCGGCACTGACCGACGTTTGGGGACAAGGCGGCGCAGGAGGTCTGGACTTGGCTAAGCAAGTTCTTGAACTGTTGGAGGAACCAAATGATTTTACACCCCTATACGATGTGGAGGAACCCGTCATTGATAAAATTACGGCGATTGTCCAAAAAGCATATGGAGGAAAGGGAGTCATCCTGACTGATAAGGCAAAGAAGGATTTATTGCAGATCGAACAGAATGGTTGGGATATCCTGCCTGTCTGCATGGCGAAAACGCAATACTCCTTCTCAGATGACCCTAAGAAGCTTGGGAGACCAAAAGATTTTACGATTACAATCCGTGAAATCATTCCGAAGCTCGGAGCAGGATTCCTTGTCTGTCTGACGGGAGATATTATGACGATGCCAGGATTGCCGAAAAAACCGGCAGCTTTACAAATGGATATCGATGAAAAAGGAAATGCAATCGGATTAATGTAA
- a CDS encoding zinc-binding dehydrogenase, with product MKAVIHVNGQLKIDEMQEPIARNGEVVVALHAAGLNRRDIKVPERRGSVAEPLILGSDGAGVIESIGEGVDNWSVGDEVIINPSLRWFEQSAAPPEGFDILGMPDHGTFAEKIAISADQIERKPDNLSMDEASVLALAALTGYRALFTQGELKKGDTVFIPGAGSGVATYLIQFAKNTGARVIVSSRSEEKRKKALELGADLAIDTNGDWAEALTNETIDLVIESVGRATFNRSLELLKPGGRIVVFGATTEDVIELDLRKFFYGQYQLFGSTMGSREELRAMLKHVEEFGTKPVIDKVYRLEDGLEAFQDLESSEQFGKLVLRIKE from the coding sequence GTGAAGGCGGTCATTCATGTAAATGGTCAATTGAAAATTGATGAAATGCAAGAGCCGATTGCTAGGAATGGTGAAGTCGTCGTTGCATTGCATGCCGCGGGGTTGAATCGGAGGGATATTAAAGTACCCGAACGCCGGGGAAGTGTGGCGGAACCGCTTATACTCGGTTCCGACGGGGCGGGGGTCATCGAATCAATCGGAGAAGGCGTGGACAACTGGTCGGTTGGTGATGAGGTGATCATTAATCCATCGTTGCGTTGGTTCGAACAAAGCGCAGCACCGCCAGAAGGATTCGACATTTTAGGTATGCCTGACCATGGCACGTTTGCAGAGAAAATTGCCATTTCCGCCGATCAGATTGAGAGAAAGCCTGACAATCTATCAATGGACGAAGCATCTGTACTTGCTTTAGCTGCGTTAACAGGCTATCGAGCCTTATTTACACAAGGTGAATTGAAAAAAGGGGATACAGTCTTCATTCCGGGAGCTGGGAGTGGAGTTGCAACATATCTCATCCAGTTCGCCAAAAATACGGGAGCACGTGTTATCGTCAGTTCACGTTCGGAAGAAAAGCGAAAGAAGGCATTGGAGCTAGGCGCTGATTTGGCGATTGATACGAACGGTGATTGGGCAGAGGCTCTAACGAATGAAACAATCGACCTTGTTATCGAGAGCGTCGGAAGGGCCACATTTAACCGTTCGTTAGAATTGCTGAAGCCGGGTGGAAGGATTGTTGTATTCGGAGCAACGACTGAAGATGTGATCGAGTTGGATCTGCGAAAATTCTTCTACGGTCAATATCAGCTATTCGGCTCCACGATGGGCAGCAGGGAAGAGCTGCGGGCGATGTTGAAGCATGTTGAGGAATTTGGAACGAAACCTGTCATTGACAAAGTATACCGTCTAGAAGACGGTTTGGAGGCTTTCCAGGACTTGGAGAGCAGTGAACAATTCGGGAAACTTGTTTTGCGTATAAAAGAGTGA